Proteins co-encoded in one Rhodococcus sp. PAMC28707 genomic window:
- a CDS encoding enoyl-CoA hydratase, giving the protein MIGQTRDGDVVTLELQRPERRNALNSALCVALREGIENAVAGDARVIVITGQGSSFCAGADLSGDAFASDFPETLNTLLHTVQNVPIPVIAAVNGPAVGAGTQLAIASDLRVVADGAYFEIPSTRLGIAVNNWTIKRLSSLAGGSVARTILLGGERLHAEQAHHSGLANKRGGTDVAQQWAQSITELAPLALRHLKLVFNDDGAHDEPKPEQWEAFGAAWKSEDLREARLARKEKRPPKFLGK; this is encoded by the coding sequence ATGATCGGACAGACTCGTGACGGCGACGTCGTCACACTCGAACTCCAGCGACCGGAACGCCGCAACGCGCTCAATTCTGCACTGTGTGTGGCCCTGCGCGAGGGAATCGAAAATGCCGTCGCCGGCGACGCCCGGGTAATCGTCATCACGGGTCAGGGCTCGAGCTTCTGTGCAGGCGCAGATCTCAGTGGTGACGCGTTCGCGAGCGACTTCCCCGAGACCCTGAACACGCTTCTGCATACGGTGCAGAATGTCCCGATCCCGGTCATCGCCGCGGTCAACGGTCCAGCGGTCGGTGCCGGTACTCAGCTCGCCATCGCAAGCGATCTTCGGGTCGTCGCGGACGGGGCTTACTTCGAGATCCCGTCGACCCGCCTGGGTATCGCGGTGAACAACTGGACCATCAAGCGGCTCTCCTCGCTCGCAGGCGGTTCGGTCGCGCGGACGATTCTCCTCGGTGGCGAACGTCTGCACGCAGAACAGGCACATCACAGCGGACTCGCCAACAAACGCGGCGGAACGGACGTCGCGCAGCAGTGGGCGCAGTCGATCACCGAGCTTGCGCCGCTAGCATTGCGGCACCTCAAGCTCGTCTTCAACGACGACGGTGCGCACGACGAGCCGAAGCCCGAGCAGTGGGAAGCGTTCGGCGCCGCGTGGAAGAGCGAAGACTTGCGTGAAGCCCGGCTTGCACGCAAAGAGAAGCGTCCGCCGAAGTTCCTCGGTAAGTGA
- a CDS encoding mycofactocin-coupled SDR family oxidoreductase yields MGKLDGKVAFITGAARGQGRSHAIKLAQEGADIIAVDICAQIDTVPYPLATPEDLAQTVKEVEALDRRIIAKEVDVRDYDALKTIVDGAVAELGPIDIILANAGIAPLGAVNPDHVKTFRDVVEVNLFGTWNTVHAGVPSMIEKGQGGSIVLTSSTQGLSGAGGTGSGAADGYAASKHALVGLMRTFTSWLAQYSIRVNSVHPTGVGTPMVLNEAMQNYLVTNPEAIALAGNLLPVPMIESIDISNAIAWLVSDEARYVTGVTLPIDAGYLAK; encoded by the coding sequence ATGGGAAAGCTCGACGGGAAAGTAGCCTTCATCACCGGTGCGGCGCGCGGCCAAGGCCGTAGCCACGCCATCAAGCTCGCGCAAGAAGGTGCCGACATCATCGCCGTCGACATCTGCGCACAGATCGATACGGTCCCCTACCCCCTGGCAACACCGGAAGATCTCGCGCAGACCGTCAAGGAGGTCGAGGCACTCGACCGGCGGATCATCGCCAAGGAAGTCGACGTCCGCGACTACGACGCGCTGAAGACCATCGTCGACGGGGCGGTCGCCGAATTGGGTCCGATCGACATCATTCTCGCCAATGCCGGTATCGCACCCCTGGGCGCCGTGAACCCGGATCACGTCAAGACCTTCCGAGACGTCGTCGAGGTCAACCTGTTCGGCACGTGGAACACCGTCCACGCGGGTGTACCTTCCATGATCGAGAAGGGTCAGGGCGGATCCATCGTCCTGACGAGTTCCACCCAGGGCCTGTCCGGTGCAGGCGGCACCGGATCGGGAGCGGCCGACGGTTACGCGGCAAGCAAGCACGCCCTCGTCGGGCTGATGCGTACGTTCACCAGTTGGCTGGCGCAGTACTCCATTCGAGTCAACAGTGTGCATCCGACGGGCGTGGGCACCCCGATGGTGCTCAACGAGGCCATGCAGAACTATCTCGTCACCAACCCCGAGGCCATTGCCCTGGCAGGCAATCTCCTGCCCGTCCCGATGATCGAGTCCATCGATATCAGCAACGCCATTGCCTGGCTCGTCTCGGACGAGGCCCGCTACGTCACGGGCGTCACACTGCCCATCGATGCCGGATACCTGGCGAAGTAG
- a CDS encoding MoxR family ATPase: MAQLDGKTQLAPLSIVEIRRRIAARLVGREHELDLLLAAVAAGRDLLIEGPPGTSKSTLLGAITAEWNIPLLFVEGNADLTPARIVGHHNPARVLREDYSEDNFVPGPLVEAMRTGGFLYIEEFNRAPEDTLNTLLTAMAERRIAIPRVGTVHALPTFRLIASMNPYDNVGTTRLSTSVHDRMCRLAIGYQDAEAERGIVGLRTESDSPRLIADSVAITRATREHEDITQGSSVRGAIDLTLIAQQLALLRSVELPASTDVEPPRDLPASYQQVMLDALLLALSGRIHVDETSEATPEMILRSIWEDHFLLRPAAAAPG, from the coding sequence ATGGCACAGCTCGACGGTAAGACCCAGCTCGCTCCGTTGTCGATCGTCGAGATTCGCCGCCGGATCGCGGCGCGCCTCGTCGGGCGAGAGCACGAACTCGATCTGCTGTTGGCCGCAGTTGCAGCCGGGCGGGACCTCCTGATCGAGGGTCCGCCCGGCACCAGCAAGAGCACTCTGCTCGGCGCGATCACCGCCGAGTGGAACATCCCGCTACTGTTCGTCGAGGGCAACGCGGACCTGACCCCCGCCCGAATCGTGGGCCACCACAACCCTGCCCGAGTTCTTCGCGAGGACTACAGCGAGGACAACTTCGTGCCTGGGCCGCTTGTCGAGGCCATGCGCACCGGTGGATTTCTCTACATCGAGGAGTTCAACCGCGCACCGGAAGACACCTTGAACACGCTGCTCACCGCAATGGCAGAGCGACGCATCGCCATCCCGCGTGTCGGCACCGTGCACGCCCTCCCGACGTTCCGTTTGATCGCATCGATGAATCCCTACGACAACGTCGGCACCACGCGATTGTCGACGAGCGTGCACGACCGGATGTGCAGACTCGCTATCGGGTACCAGGATGCCGAGGCGGAACGTGGAATCGTAGGCCTACGAACCGAATCCGACTCCCCACGCCTGATCGCAGATTCGGTGGCGATCACCCGAGCCACGCGCGAACACGAGGACATCACGCAGGGCAGCAGTGTGCGCGGCGCGATCGATCTGACCTTGATCGCGCAGCAGTTGGCTCTGCTCCGCTCCGTCGAACTCCCCGCGAGTACCGACGTCGAGCCCCCTCGTGATCTACCGGCGAGCTACCAGCAGGTGATGCTCGACGCGCTCCTTCTCGCACTGTCCGGACGCATCCACGTCGACGAGACTTCCGAGGCGACACCGGAGATGATTCTGCGCTCCATCTGGGAGGACCACTTTTTGCTCCGCCCCGCCGCAGCGGCACCCGGTTGA
- a CDS encoding vWA domain-containing protein, with protein MRRKPKQLTESPSLFRPGGGAGAELIADGRPGQGKTAGENNPSAPGLTEETAEVIALADATAQESASDAAARARARKIAARLAVRRPRRDTHARRGVGELTSLRYRGSSDEIDLDRTLDVLAAIPMPEDDDIVVRERLHTKRSVVLVVDISGSMKGERVRTAAATVGALAGELNRDNLAVVAFWSDAAVLTRFGDPMTPLGILDTVLRIPARGLTNVQFALDTAAGLLRTVSSPDSRVLLLSDCVHNAGPDPRPTAARIPRLDVLLDTSGENDVDLGHDLARLGRGRIKVIRTYRDVGPALSALFER; from the coding sequence TTGCGGCGCAAGCCGAAACAACTTACCGAGTCGCCGTCACTGTTCCGTCCCGGCGGTGGGGCCGGTGCGGAACTGATCGCCGACGGACGTCCCGGGCAAGGGAAGACGGCCGGGGAGAACAACCCGTCGGCGCCGGGGCTCACCGAGGAAACTGCCGAGGTGATCGCACTCGCAGACGCCACCGCGCAAGAGTCGGCTTCGGACGCCGCGGCCCGAGCACGCGCTCGAAAGATCGCTGCTCGCTTGGCTGTTCGACGTCCCCGTCGCGACACTCATGCTCGACGCGGGGTCGGTGAACTGACTTCGCTCCGCTACCGGGGCAGCAGCGATGAGATCGACCTCGACCGCACGCTCGATGTGCTCGCTGCCATTCCGATGCCGGAGGACGACGACATCGTGGTACGAGAACGCCTGCACACCAAGCGGTCCGTCGTTCTCGTCGTCGACATCTCCGGATCGATGAAGGGCGAACGAGTGCGGACGGCCGCGGCGACCGTGGGCGCACTCGCAGGTGAACTGAATCGCGACAACCTTGCCGTGGTCGCATTCTGGTCCGATGCGGCCGTTCTCACGCGTTTCGGCGACCCGATGACGCCCCTCGGAATCCTCGATACCGTCCTGCGGATTCCGGCCCGCGGTCTGACCAACGTCCAGTTCGCGCTCGACACCGCGGCCGGGCTGCTACGGACGGTGTCCTCACCGGACTCGAGAGTGCTTCTACTTTCCGACTGCGTGCACAACGCCGGTCCCGATCCGCGCCCCACCGCGGCGAGGATTCCGCGCCTGGACGTCCTGCTCGACACCTCTGGTGAGAACGACGTCGACCTCGGCCACGACCTCGCTCGCCTCGGGCGCGGCCGTATCAAAGTCATCCGCACTTACCGCGACGTCGGCCCTGCATTGAGCGCACTGTTCGAGCGTTGA